A stretch of the Bacillus anthracis str. Vollum genome encodes the following:
- a CDS encoding FtsK/SpoIIIE domain-containing protein, with the protein MLELLIVPTAALTYALVSDKFKRKDDDKKKIQVFFEVSGIAIKREDKLHYPKFQNQVDDDRSTTYVYTLPVGMPSKIIQKVEDVVSEGLNKPVRIHYDNYKLSIRVFHKDIPNKWGWSKTLVEQGKWLVPIGKSLEETIYHNFDKTPHMTLGGLTRMGKTVFLKNVMTSLITAQPDHTYLYIVDLKGGLEFGPYQNLKQVESIAEKPIQAFQVLNTILEKMEEKMFYMKERHYTNVVETNIKERHFIIVDEGAELCPDKSMGKEQQKLLVACQRMLSYIARIGGALGFRLIFCTQYPTGDTLPRQVKQNSDAKLGFRLPTQTASQVVIDECGLESIKSIPGRALFKTDRLTEIQVPFISNETMWNVLKQYEVEKHEHTNTHQIESSDDDSDLD; encoded by the coding sequence ATGTTAGAGTTACTAATAGTTCCTACAGCAGCATTAACATACGCATTAGTAAGTGATAAGTTCAAACGAAAAGATGATGATAAAAAGAAAATTCAAGTCTTTTTTGAGGTGAGTGGAATCGCAATTAAAAGAGAAGATAAGCTACATTATCCCAAGTTTCAAAATCAAGTTGATGATGATCGTAGCACAACATATGTATACACATTACCTGTAGGTATGCCGAGTAAAATTATTCAGAAGGTCGAGGATGTTGTAAGTGAGGGGTTAAATAAACCTGTTCGGATTCATTATGATAACTATAAATTAAGTATTCGAGTATTTCATAAAGACATACCTAACAAGTGGGGATGGTCAAAAACATTAGTTGAACAAGGAAAATGGCTTGTACCTATAGGGAAAAGCCTAGAAGAAACAATTTATCATAATTTTGATAAAACACCACACATGACTTTAGGTGGTTTAACACGTATGGGGAAAACCGTATTTTTAAAGAATGTAATGACATCTCTTATTACAGCACAACCAGATCATACGTATTTATATATCGTCGATTTAAAAGGCGGTTTAGAATTTGGACCGTATCAAAATTTAAAACAAGTTGAGTCGATAGCAGAAAAGCCAATTCAAGCATTTCAAGTTTTAAATACCATTCTTGAGAAAATGGAAGAGAAAATGTTCTATATGAAGGAAAGACATTATACAAACGTTGTAGAAACAAATATAAAAGAGCGTCATTTCATTATAGTTGATGAAGGGGCTGAACTTTGTCCTGATAAAAGCATGGGTAAAGAGCAGCAAAAGTTATTAGTTGCTTGTCAAAGAATGCTTTCTTATATAGCTAGGATTGGCGGGGCGCTTGGGTTCAGACTAATTTTTTGTACGCAGTATCCAACAGGAGATACATTGCCGCGACAAGTTAAGCAAAATTCAGATGCAAAGCTTGGGTTTAGATTACCAACACAAACGGCTTCTCAAGTGGTTATAGATGAATGTGGTTTGGAATCGATTAAAAGTATACCTGGACGCGCTTTGTTTAAAACGGATCGGTTAACAGAAATTCAAGTACCTTTTATTTCTAATGAAACGATGTGGAATGTACTAAAACAATACGAGGTGGAGAAACATGAACATACAAACACACATCAAATTGAATCGTCAGATGATGATTCTGACCTCGATTAG